The following are encoded in a window of Ricinus communis isolate WT05 ecotype wild-type chromosome 4, ASM1957865v1, whole genome shotgun sequence genomic DNA:
- the LOC8272616 gene encoding molybdenum cofactor sulfurase isoform X2 produces the protein MDAAKEQFLEKFGRDYGYPDGPKSIDEIRAAEFKRLSQNDTVYLDHAGATLYSELQMEAIFNDLNSSVYANPHSQSEASSATLDIIREARQQVLDYFNASPKDYKCIFTSGATAALKLIGEAFPWNCESSFMYTMENHNSVIGIREYALSKGGAAFAVDIESAASHAGVYKSDKISVEVSLRPVQRRKEVELQKREAMGDAYNLFAFPSECNFSGFRFSLDLVNLIKQNPERILKGSQFGKGSWMVLIDAAKGCATQPPDLSKYPADFVVLSFYKLFGYPTGLGALIVQNDTAKILKKTYFSGGTVAASIADVDFVKRRDNIEEIFEDGTISFLSIASIRHGFKILNSLTAPAIYRHTASLTTYVENLLLDLRHENGANVCTIYKKQVSKVFCHESGSILSFNLKRPDGSWFGYREVEKLASLSGIQLRTGCFCNPGACAKYLGLSHLDLLSNLEAGHVCWDDNDILHGKPTGAVRVSFAYMSTYEDAKKFIDFITRSFVSTPNKSAIVHLLRTRSIPFSTEGQERRHTSTGYHVKTITVYPIKSCGGFSVERWPLSSTGLQHDREWLLRSLTGEILTQKKVPEMCFISTFIDLNQGVMFVESPRCRGKLQINLSTDSFSAAKEEIELNAKRFEVQHYENDINIWFSNAVGRPCTLLRYSSSKYYVCRNKNNKMSMCRDVESRLSFANEAQLLLISEESVSELNSRLSLNVQKGTHGTSIQIDPMRFRPNLVISGGEPHAEDGWRSLEIGSMYFTSLGGCNRCQMINLVNQGGQVQRSNEPLATLAMYRRVKGKILFGILLRYEDSSELGQQTDSWLRVGQKLHPHSD, from the exons ATGGACGCAGCCAAGGAACAGTTTCTAGAAAAGTTTGGTCGCGATTACGGTTATCCGGACGGTCCTAAAAGTATCGATGAAATCCGAGCTGCTGAATTCAAGCGATTAAGCCAAAACG ATACTGTATACTTGGACCATGCTGGAGCTACTTTATACTCTGAATTGCAGATGGAGGCTATCTTTAATGATCTCAATTCTAGCGTTTATGCAAATCCTC aTAGCCAAAGTGAAGCTAGTTCTGCAACTCTTGATATAATAAGGGAAGCACGGCAACAG GTGCTCGATTATTTCAATGCGTCTCCTAAAGACTACAAATGCATATTCACATCTGGTGCAACGGCAGCGCTGAAACTTATTGGAGAGGCCTTTCCATGGAATTGTGAAAGCAGTTTTATGTACACTATGGAAAATCATAATAGCGTGATTGGGATCAGAGA ATATGCTCTCAGTAAAGGAGGTGCAGCTTTTGCAGTAGATATTGAAAGTGCTGCTTCTCATGCTGGAGTATACAAAAGCGACAAAATCTCAGTAGAAGTATCATTGCGCCCTGTCCAACGGAGAAAGGAAGTTGAACTTCAGAAAAGGGAGGCAATGG GTGATGCTTATAACTTGTTTGCCTTTCCATCAGAGTGCAATTTCTCGGGTTTCAGATTTAGCCTTGACTTGGTGAACCTTATTAAGCAAAACCCAGAAAGAATTTTGAAAGGTTCTCAGTTTGGCAA GGGGAGCTGGATGGTCTTGATTGATGCTGCAAAAGGATGCGCAACACAACCGCCAGATTTGTCGAAGTATCCTGCAGATTTTGTTGTACTCTCGTTCTATAAG TTATTCGGCTATCCAACTGGACTTGGTGCTCTCATTGTTCAAAATG ATACTGCTAAAATATTGAAGAAGACTTACTTTAGTGGAG GCACTGTTGCTGCGTCAATTGCTGATGTGGATTTTGTCAAAAGAAGAGACAACATTGAAGAGATTTTCGAAGATGGCACCATTTCATTTCTAAGCATAGCTTCTATACGCCATGGATTCAAAATACTCAATTCTCTAACTGCACCTGCGATATACAG GCATACTGCTTCACTTACAACATATGTGGAGAACCTGCTTTTGGATTTAAGACATGAAAATGGGGCCAATGTCTGTACAATTTACAAAAAGCAGGTTTCAAAG GTATTTTGTCATGAATCAGGTTCCATATTGTCATTCAACTTGAAAAGGCCAGATGGTTCTTGGTTTGGATACCGTGAGGTGGAAAAACTGGCTTCATTATCTGGAATTCAGTTACGG acaGGATGCTTCTGCAATCCTGGAGCATGTGCAAAATATCTTGGATTGTCTCACTTGGATCTTCTTTCTAACTTAGAG GCCGGTCATGTTTGTTGGGATGATAATGACATACTACATGGAAAGCCAACTGGAGCAGTTAGAGTGTCATTTGCTTACATGTCAACATATGAAGATGCCAAG aaatttattgattttatcacAAGATCATTTGTATCAACACCAAATAAGTCTGCAATTGTGCATCTGTTGAGAACAAGGTCCATCCCCTTTTCAACTGAAG GCCAGGAAAGGAGACACACATCTACGGGTTATCATGTTAAGACCATTACAGTTTACCCAATAAAATCATGTGGAGGATTTAGCGTGGAAAGGTGGCCTCTGAGCAGTACTG GTTTGCAACATGATCGAGAATGGCTTCTTAGAAGTCTAACAGGTGAGATCCTTACGCAGAAAAAG GTTCCTGAAATGTGCTTTATTAGTACTTTTATTGACCTGAATCAAGGGGTGATGTTTGTTGAGTCACCTCGTTGTAGAGGGAAGTTACAGATCAACCTAAGTACAGATTCATTTTCTGctgcaaaagaagaaattgagtTGAATGCTAAGAG ATTCGAAGTGCAGCACTATGAAAATGACATCAATATATGGTTTAGCAATGCTGTAGGTCGTCCCTGCACTCTATTACGATATTCCAGTTCCAAGTACTATGTTTGCAGGAATAAGAACAATAAGATGAGCATGTGCAGAGATGTGGAGAGCAGATTGAGTTTTGCCAATGAAGCtcagttattattaatatctgAGGAGAGTGTATCTGAACTCAACAGCAGATTAAGTCTCA ATGTGCAAAAAGGAACTCATGGAACATCCATTCAAATTGATCCAATGAGATTTCGGCCCAATCTTGTCATATCTGGAGGTGAACCTCACGCAGAAGATGGTTGGAGAAGTCTTGAAATTGGGAGCATGTATTTTACG TCATTAGGTGGATGCAACCGTTGCCAGAtgattaatttagtaaatCAAGGCGGACAAGTGCAGAGGTCAAATGAACCTTTGGCGACACTAGCTATGTACAGAAGAGTGAAG GGGAAGATACTTTTTGGAATATTATTAAGATATGAGGACAGCAGTGAGCTTGGGCAGCAAACAGATTCATGGCTTCGAGTGGGGCAAAAATTACATCCACATTCAGATTAA
- the LOC8272616 gene encoding molybdenum cofactor sulfurase isoform X1 translates to MDAAKEQFLEKFGRDYGYPDGPKSIDEIRAAEFKRLSQNDTVYLDHAGATLYSELQMEAIFNDLNSSVYANPHSQSEASSATLDIIREARQQVLDYFNASPKDYKCIFTSGATAALKLIGEAFPWNCESSFMYTMENHNSVIGIREYALSKGGAAFAVDIESAASHAGVYKSDKISVEVSLRPVQRRKEVELQKREAMGDAYNLFAFPSECNFSGFRFSLDLVNLIKQNPERILKGSQFGKGSWMVLIDAAKGCATQPPDLSKYPADFVVLSFYKLFGYPTGLGALIVQNDTAKILKKTYFSGGTVAASIADVDFVKRRDNIEEIFEDGTISFLSIASIRHGFKILNSLTAPAIYRHTASLTTYVENLLLDLRHENGANVCTIYKKQVSKVFCHESGSILSFNLKRPDGSWFGYREVEKLASLSGIQLRTGCFCNPGACAKYLGLSHLDLLSNLEAGHVCWDDNDILHGKPTGAVRVSFAYMSTYEDAKKFIDFITRSFVSTPNKSAIVHLLRTRSIPFSTEGQERRHTSTGYHVKTITVYPIKSCGGFSVERWPLSSTGLQHDREWLLRSLTGEILTQKKVPEMCFISTFIDLNQGVMFVESPRCRGKLQINLSTDSFSAAKEEIELNAKRFEVQHYENDINIWFSNAVGRPCTLLRYSSSKYYVCRNKNNKMSMCRDVESRLSFANEAQLLLISEESVSELNSRLSLNVQKGTHGTSIQIDPMRFRPNLVISGGEPHAEDGWRSLEIGSMYFTSLGGCNRCQMINLVNQGGQVQRSNEPLATLAMYRRVKQQGKILFGILLRYEDSSELGQQTDSWLRVGQKLHPHSD, encoded by the exons ATGGACGCAGCCAAGGAACAGTTTCTAGAAAAGTTTGGTCGCGATTACGGTTATCCGGACGGTCCTAAAAGTATCGATGAAATCCGAGCTGCTGAATTCAAGCGATTAAGCCAAAACG ATACTGTATACTTGGACCATGCTGGAGCTACTTTATACTCTGAATTGCAGATGGAGGCTATCTTTAATGATCTCAATTCTAGCGTTTATGCAAATCCTC aTAGCCAAAGTGAAGCTAGTTCTGCAACTCTTGATATAATAAGGGAAGCACGGCAACAG GTGCTCGATTATTTCAATGCGTCTCCTAAAGACTACAAATGCATATTCACATCTGGTGCAACGGCAGCGCTGAAACTTATTGGAGAGGCCTTTCCATGGAATTGTGAAAGCAGTTTTATGTACACTATGGAAAATCATAATAGCGTGATTGGGATCAGAGA ATATGCTCTCAGTAAAGGAGGTGCAGCTTTTGCAGTAGATATTGAAAGTGCTGCTTCTCATGCTGGAGTATACAAAAGCGACAAAATCTCAGTAGAAGTATCATTGCGCCCTGTCCAACGGAGAAAGGAAGTTGAACTTCAGAAAAGGGAGGCAATGG GTGATGCTTATAACTTGTTTGCCTTTCCATCAGAGTGCAATTTCTCGGGTTTCAGATTTAGCCTTGACTTGGTGAACCTTATTAAGCAAAACCCAGAAAGAATTTTGAAAGGTTCTCAGTTTGGCAA GGGGAGCTGGATGGTCTTGATTGATGCTGCAAAAGGATGCGCAACACAACCGCCAGATTTGTCGAAGTATCCTGCAGATTTTGTTGTACTCTCGTTCTATAAG TTATTCGGCTATCCAACTGGACTTGGTGCTCTCATTGTTCAAAATG ATACTGCTAAAATATTGAAGAAGACTTACTTTAGTGGAG GCACTGTTGCTGCGTCAATTGCTGATGTGGATTTTGTCAAAAGAAGAGACAACATTGAAGAGATTTTCGAAGATGGCACCATTTCATTTCTAAGCATAGCTTCTATACGCCATGGATTCAAAATACTCAATTCTCTAACTGCACCTGCGATATACAG GCATACTGCTTCACTTACAACATATGTGGAGAACCTGCTTTTGGATTTAAGACATGAAAATGGGGCCAATGTCTGTACAATTTACAAAAAGCAGGTTTCAAAG GTATTTTGTCATGAATCAGGTTCCATATTGTCATTCAACTTGAAAAGGCCAGATGGTTCTTGGTTTGGATACCGTGAGGTGGAAAAACTGGCTTCATTATCTGGAATTCAGTTACGG acaGGATGCTTCTGCAATCCTGGAGCATGTGCAAAATATCTTGGATTGTCTCACTTGGATCTTCTTTCTAACTTAGAG GCCGGTCATGTTTGTTGGGATGATAATGACATACTACATGGAAAGCCAACTGGAGCAGTTAGAGTGTCATTTGCTTACATGTCAACATATGAAGATGCCAAG aaatttattgattttatcacAAGATCATTTGTATCAACACCAAATAAGTCTGCAATTGTGCATCTGTTGAGAACAAGGTCCATCCCCTTTTCAACTGAAG GCCAGGAAAGGAGACACACATCTACGGGTTATCATGTTAAGACCATTACAGTTTACCCAATAAAATCATGTGGAGGATTTAGCGTGGAAAGGTGGCCTCTGAGCAGTACTG GTTTGCAACATGATCGAGAATGGCTTCTTAGAAGTCTAACAGGTGAGATCCTTACGCAGAAAAAG GTTCCTGAAATGTGCTTTATTAGTACTTTTATTGACCTGAATCAAGGGGTGATGTTTGTTGAGTCACCTCGTTGTAGAGGGAAGTTACAGATCAACCTAAGTACAGATTCATTTTCTGctgcaaaagaagaaattgagtTGAATGCTAAGAG ATTCGAAGTGCAGCACTATGAAAATGACATCAATATATGGTTTAGCAATGCTGTAGGTCGTCCCTGCACTCTATTACGATATTCCAGTTCCAAGTACTATGTTTGCAGGAATAAGAACAATAAGATGAGCATGTGCAGAGATGTGGAGAGCAGATTGAGTTTTGCCAATGAAGCtcagttattattaatatctgAGGAGAGTGTATCTGAACTCAACAGCAGATTAAGTCTCA ATGTGCAAAAAGGAACTCATGGAACATCCATTCAAATTGATCCAATGAGATTTCGGCCCAATCTTGTCATATCTGGAGGTGAACCTCACGCAGAAGATGGTTGGAGAAGTCTTGAAATTGGGAGCATGTATTTTACG TCATTAGGTGGATGCAACCGTTGCCAGAtgattaatttagtaaatCAAGGCGGACAAGTGCAGAGGTCAAATGAACCTTTGGCGACACTAGCTATGTACAGAAGAGTGAAG CAACAGGGGAAGATACTTTTTGGAATATTATTAAGATATGAGGACAGCAGTGAGCTTGGGCAGCAAACAGATTCATGGCTTCGAGTGGGGCAAAAATTACATCCACATTCAGATTAA